GATTGCAGGTTTATTTGTTTCGGGAAACTTAGGATGTTGGACTTACTTGTTCAAAACAAAGTGAGCCCCATAACCTCTTTCTTAAGAGACTTTAATTTTCGATCGTCTAATTTGAAGGATACCAATCCTTATATCTTTCAAGAAGAGCTCTCTCGAGTTACGCACTCGTTTTTTATCCCAAAAGCTGATACTTCTTCATGTATGGGCTTAAACTCCCACTCCTTTTAATAAGTGAGTCTAACATGTAGAATATTTACTTGAAATAAGAGGGAATGACGAAGACaatatttgaattcaaaacttttgttttgatatcatattaaataatcacttatctaaaaaatttaagctgatagaaaaacataaattcaataatttaatCAACATTTTAACTGTCTTTAAAAATTCAATCATTGTCTTGAGAAATTGTGATAACGCTGTTTCACATTGTTACCAAAGTATGATTAGAGAGATTTTATTGCCTTAATCATAAGTGAGTCCAACTGCCTTAACCACAAGCTATTGTTTCAAGTGTGGGCTCAAATTTTTCATCCTCTTAATAAGTGAGtccaacacatgaaatatttaattgaaatgagaggaaATGAAAAAGACAATGTTCGAATTCGGAATCTTTGatatgatatcatgttaaatcaacaattatctcaaaaatttaagtcgataaaaaataataaatttaattatttaatcaatatggTAACTTTGCCTTGAAAAATTTTGGTACCACTTTTTCGCATTGCTACATAAGTAGGATTAAGGAGATTTTATTGCCTTTATAACCAATAATGTTCCCTCTACAGTCTACAGTCTACATTGGccaattaataaaaaagtcAAGGGCAATTTTATAAATAGGACTTATCTACACCACTTCAACTTATTATATTTAAGCCCATATCAATATGACAGCGAGCTCTTCCAACGGCCACAAATGGCCTCCTTTACCTTCAACACTCTGCAAAGGCACCTCTTCTCCGTCACTCTCTGTAAGTACTCTTCCACTCTAAGAGGCTCTTaaatgttatttgtttaatgtttttcaCTTTCTCACGTTCCAAACACATACTTAaacgaagttttttttttttcctctccttgTAGTTAGAGCGAATGTTAGTCACATTAAAACAAGGGTGTCTATTACAGACCAACCTCCAAAAAAAAACGTGAATTTAGGAACTGCAAAAGAAAATGGCGCTGGGTTTTCTTCTGCAAGGGCTATAGATGAAAGAATAGAGAGAAACGCTGTGAATAACCTTGGTGGTTCAGTGGTGGAGAAGACAGAAtcaacaaaagataaaaacgTAAGGAAAAACTTGGGTTttagagaaagaaggaaagttGGTTCTGGGAATTCTTCTTTGAGGTCTAAAGATGAGAAGATAATTGTGAATTCCACGAGTGTGGGTAGTTTCGTGGTTAatgaaaagaaggagaagaaaccCAAGAAAGGTGATGATAAGCAGGTGGGAGAGGAGCATAAGGGGAAGGGGTCTAAGAAAAATGAATCTCCAGAATTTCAGTTTAGGGTTGAATTGGATATGTGTTCGAAAAGAGGGGATgtcttgggtgcaattgaatCGTATGATAAGGCGCTAAGAGAAGGAACTAAGCTGGGGCAGTACCATTATACTGTACTTTTGTATCTTTGTTCTTCTGCTGCTGTGGGTGTTATTTGCCCAGCTAAAAGTGGGAGTGGTAGTAGGAGTTTAAATACATTGGACTCATCTAATGGAGCTTCTAGTTTGAATTCCATGGGGTCGAGTGCACTGGGAGATAAGAGTAACAGGAATTTGGGTGATATGGAATTGGATATACCAGTTTCAGACAATGAGCAACAAGTTGATGTTGTTAGAAGTCATGGAACTACAAATAAAACGGAGTTGAATTCTAGTAGTAGGTTTGACCATTTAAGTAGTTCTTCTGATGAAAAGGATAAATTGAGACAGTATTCTAATGAGTTTACAAAGTCAAAAGCTCAACTTTTGGATGGACTAAGTTATCCAGAAAAGGGTGGTAATAATATTTCAAACACAAAAGATGGGAGTGGAAACCGAGAAGATCATAAAATTCAGGTAGGTGAAGATGTCAAGTCGTATGCACTTCAAAGGGGATTTGAGATCTACAAGAAGATGTGTTTGGATAATGTCCCAATGAATGAAGCAGCATTGACATCCGTGGCTAGAATGGCAATGTCGATGGGTAATGGTGACCTGGCATTTGATATGGTGAAGCAAATGAAGCCATTGGGAGTAAATCCAAGATTGCGATCTTATGTTCCTGCTCTATCTTCCTTTTGCAATAGTGGAGATATTGACAAAGCATTTGCTGttgagaaacacatgttgtcAAATGGTGTCTATCCAGAGGAGCCTGATTTGGAGGCACTCCTAAGAGTAAGTGTCGGAGCTGGTAAAGGTGACAAGGTGTACTACTTGTTGCATAAACTAAGAACAAGTGTGCGGAAGGTCTCGCCCACTACGGCAGATCTGATTGTTAAATGGTTTAATAGCAAGGCGGCTTCAAGAGTGGGGAAAACAAAATGGGATAAAAGTTTGATAAAGGAAGCAATTGCAAATGGAGGTGGAGGCTGGCATGGACAGGGCTGGTTAGGGAAAGGAAGGTGGAGCACTTCATACACGACTGTTGGAGCTGATGGTTTGTGTAAATGCTGTGGGGAGAGGTTGGCAATGATTGACCTTGATCCTAAAGAAACAGAGAATTTTGCTGAGTCAGTTGCATCTATTGctttaaagagagagaaaaattcaAGCTTTCAGAAATTTCAAGTATGAAAATCCCTTAATAATTCTTATTCCTAAATGAATTTGCGATAacttaatacaaaaaaaaaaaaaaaaaatcttattccTAATCTTATATGTGATGTTTTAAGGGAAAATGAATAAATCTGTTATTGGCAGAAATGGCTTGACTATTATGGACCTTTTGAAGCAGTGGTAGATGCTGCTAATATCGGCCTCTTCAGCCAGAAGAGATTTTTACCATCCAGGGTAAGGTATTTGATGTCTTAAGTGAATGGGATGCTAAAAggctttatttctttattcacttttagtgattttattttattttatttttttgggttggggGTGTGTTGGGAATTCTTAGGTAAGTGCTGTTGTTAATGGAATACGCCAAAAGCTTCCTTCAAAGAAATGGCCTCTCATTGTTTTGCATAACAAGCGTATGACTGGACGGAAGATGGATGAACCAGTAAATAGGGCCTTGATTGAGAAGTGGAAAAATGCTGATGCACTCTATGCAACACCTACTGGGTCAAATGATGACTGGTGAGAAATATATACTCTTGGAATTCATTTACCAAAgcatatatatgttatacttataatttattacttaatttgaTGTCAAGTTATTTCTATGATGTGTATGCACCTTGTTAATAACCTGTGCGTCAGGTACTGGTTGTATGCAGCTATAAAGTTTAAGTGCTTACTCGTGACCAATGATGAGATGAGAGACCATACATTTCAACTTCTAGGAAATGACTTTTTTCCAAAATGGAAAGAGAGGCACCAAGTGAGTGAAGCTCTTGAGATGAGAATTCAATGCTTTTTAAAGTAGTCCTTTTCTGTTGTATGTGTTTAGGTTGCAGATAGGTAATATTTTTAGTTAGTTCTCTCTTTTGTAGATAACTAGGTCCAAAACTGTTTCTACTTTGTGCAAACAATAGTGCGTGGTCTTCTTGAATGACTTTTAATGTATTGCTAACGaagtatcttcttcttcttcttcttccttttttttttttttttttttttttttttttttttttcttttttttaatataaggtGCATTTCTGTTTTTCTGATGCTGGTCCAATCTTTCACATGCCTCCTCCTTGCTCTGTTGTGATTCAGGTCAGAACCAATTGGATGCTTTACTGTATGTtttaaaagtaaagaaaaatggaTGAAATTCAGTATGATATGTGTATTTATGTGGGTCTGAGTAAAAAATTGTTGGAAGTTGATAAATCAGTAATCTGAAGCTCTTGGTGCAACATGATAACAGGAATCTGATAAAGGCCACTGGCATATTCCAGTTGTATCAGAACCTGATTATGAAGCAGAAAGAACCTGGCTATGTGTTACACGTGCTAAGTCACGTGTGGCAAGGCAAGATTCTGCCACTAGTCCTGAAGGTAATTCACTAATTTCAATCAAATTAAGCATTCCCATTTTAACCATCCTGACTGGTAACAGGAAATCCACCATGCCTAGCGGCCTATCAATAACTATACTAAAAGTGTGTTGTGTGTTTCTTCAATCCCATAAAAATGCAAGCAATCTTAAGTCCCTTTTATATAGCATATAAACTGAGTTCATGTTGATATTCACGAGATCTGGAGTGAGCGAAATTTACTCGTAAGGAATCGTTTATACCCAATAGGATTTAAATATATTTCTGTTGAT
The Alnus glutinosa chromosome 14, dhAlnGlut1.1, whole genome shotgun sequence genome window above contains:
- the LOC133856585 gene encoding proteinaceous RNase P 1, chloroplastic/mitochondrial-like isoform X4, yielding MASFTFNTLQRHLFSVTLFRANVSHIKTRVSITDQPPKKNVNLGTAKENGAGFSSARAIDERIERNAVNNLGGSVVEKTESTKDKNVRKNLGFRERRKVGSGNSSLRSKDEKIIVNSTSVGSFVVNEKKEKKPKKGDDKQVGEEHKGKGSKKNESPEFQFRVELDMCSKRGDVLGAIESYDKALREGTKLGQYHYTVLLYLCSSAAVGVICPAKSGSGSRSLNTLDSSNGASSLNSMGSSALGDKSNRNLGDMELDIPVSDNEQQVDVVRSHGTTNKTELNSSSRFDHLSSSSDEKDKLRQYSNEFTKSKAQLLDGLSYPEKGGNNISNTKDGSGNREDHKIQVGEDVKSYALQRGFEIYKKMCLDNVPMNEAALTSVARMAMSMGNGDLAFDMVKQMKPLGVNPRLRSYVPALSSFCNSGDIDKAFAVEKHMLSNGVYPEEPDLEALLRVSVGAGKGDKVYYLLHKLRTSVRKVSPTTADLIVKWFNSKAASRVGKTKWDKSLIKEAIANGGGGWHGQGWLGKGRWSTSYTTVGADGLCKCCGERLAMIDLDPKETENFAESVASIALKREKNSSFQKFQKWLDYYGPFEAVVDAANIGLFSQKRFLPSRVSAVVNGIRQKLPSKKWPLIVLHNKRMTGRKMDEPVNRALIEKWKNADALYATPTGSNDDWNLIKATGIFQLYQNLIMKQKEPGYVLHVLSHVWQGKILPLVLKVFELK
- the LOC133856585 gene encoding proteinaceous RNase P 1, chloroplastic/mitochondrial-like isoform X3, translated to MASFTFNTLQRHLFSVTLFRANVSHIKTRVSITDQPPKKNVNLGTAKENGAGFSSARAIDERIERNAVNNLGGSVVEKTESTKDKNVRKNLGFRERRKVGSGNSSLRSKDEKIIVNSTSVGSFVVNEKKEKKPKKGDDKQVGEEHKGKGSKKNESPEFQFRVELDMCSKRGDVLGAIESYDKALREGTKLGQYHYTVLLYLCSSAAVGVICPAKSGSGSRSLNTLDSSNGASSLNSMGSSALGDKSNRNLGDMELDIPVSDNEQQVDVVRSHGTTNKTELNSSSRFDHLSSSSDEKDKLRQYSNEFTKSKAQLLDGLSYPEKGGNNISNTKDGSGNREDHKIQVGEDVKSYALQRGFEIYKKMCLDNVPMNEAALTSVARMAMSMGNGDLAFDMVKQMKPLGVNPRLRSYVPALSSFCNSGDIDKAFAVEKHMLSNGVYPEEPDLEALLRVSVGAGKGDKVYYLLHKLRTSVRKVSPTTADLIVKWFNSKAASRVGKTKWDKSLIKEAIANGGGGWHGQGWLGKGRWSTSYTTVGADGLCKCCGERLAMIDLDPKETENFAESVASIALKREKNSSFQKFQKWLDYYGPFEAVVDAANIGLFSQKRFLPSRVSAVVNGIRQKLPSKKWPLIVLHNKRMTGRKMDEPVNRALIEKWKNADALYATPTGSNDDWNLIKATGIFQLYQNLIMKQKEPGYVLHVLSHVWQGKILPLVLKNHYPFNLTRDMQGQVFELK
- the LOC133856585 gene encoding proteinaceous RNase P 1, chloroplastic/mitochondrial-like isoform X1; its protein translation is MASFTFNTLQRHLFSVTLFRANVSHIKTRVSITDQPPKKNVNLGTAKENGAGFSSARAIDERIERNAVNNLGGSVVEKTESTKDKNVRKNLGFRERRKVGSGNSSLRSKDEKIIVNSTSVGSFVVNEKKEKKPKKGDDKQVGEEHKGKGSKKNESPEFQFRVELDMCSKRGDVLGAIESYDKALREGTKLGQYHYTVLLYLCSSAAVGVICPAKSGSGSRSLNTLDSSNGASSLNSMGSSALGDKSNRNLGDMELDIPVSDNEQQVDVVRSHGTTNKTELNSSSRFDHLSSSSDEKDKLRQYSNEFTKSKAQLLDGLSYPEKGGNNISNTKDGSGNREDHKIQVGEDVKSYALQRGFEIYKKMCLDNVPMNEAALTSVARMAMSMGNGDLAFDMVKQMKPLGVNPRLRSYVPALSSFCNSGDIDKAFAVEKHMLSNGVYPEEPDLEALLRVSVGAGKGDKVYYLLHKLRTSVRKVSPTTADLIVKWFNSKAASRVGKTKWDKSLIKEAIANGGGGWHGQGWLGKGRWSTSYTTVGADGLCKCCGERLAMIDLDPKETENFAESVASIALKREKNSSFQKFQKWLDYYGPFEAVVDAANIGLFSQKRFLPSRVSAVVNGIRQKLPSKKWPLIVLHNKRMTGRKMDEPVNRALIEKWKNADALYATPTGSNDDWYWLYAAIKFKCLLVTNDEMRDHTFQLLGNDFFPKWKERHQVHFCFSDAGPIFHMPPPCSVVIQESDKGHWHIPVVSEPDYEAERTWLCVTRAKSRVARQDSATSPEESLSLQSNEGHARSGFRTEVKIKPELSHANPENTKSPSQEIYKSLRDILSESVHSNDNHTILPQIEAAEMFGNCIIDFQI
- the LOC133856585 gene encoding proteinaceous RNase P 1, chloroplastic/mitochondrial-like isoform X2, with translation MASFTFNTLQRHLFSVTLFRANVSHIKTRVSITDQPPKKNVNLGTAKENGAGFSSARAIDERIERNAVNNLGGSVVEKTESTKDKNVRKNLGFRERRKVGSGNSSLRSKDEKIIVNSTSVGSFVVNEKKEKKPKKGDDKQVGEEHKGKGSKKNESPEFQFRVELDMCSKRGDVLGAIESYDKALREGTKLGQYHYTVLLYLCSSAAVGVICPAKSGSGSRSLNTLDSSNGASSLNSMGSSALGDKSNRNLGDMELDIPVSDNEQQVDVVRSHGTTNKTELNSSSRFDHLSSSSDEKDKLRQYSNEFTKSKAQLLDGLSYPEKGGNNISNTKDGSGNREDHKIQVGEDVKSYALQRGFEIYKKMCLDNVPMNEAALTSVARMAMSMGNGDLAFDMVKQMKPLGVNPRLRSYVPALSSFCNSGDIDKAFAVEKHMLSNGVYPEEPDLEALLRVSVGAGKGDKVYYLLHKLRTSVRKVSPTTADLIVKWFNSKAASRVGKTKWDKSLIKEAIANGGGGWHGQGWLGKGRWSTSYTTVGADGLCKCCGERLAMIDLDPKETENFAESVASIALKREKNSSFQKFQKWLDYYGPFEAVVDAANIGLFSQKRFLPSRVSAVVNGIRQKLPSKKWPLIVLHNKRMTGRKMDEPVNRALIEKWKNADALYATPTGSNDDWYWLYAAIKFKCLLVTNDEMRDHTFQLLGNDFFPKWKERHQVHFCFSDAGPIFHMPPPCSVVIQESDKGHWHIPVVSEPDYEAERTWLCVTRAKSRVARQDSATSPEGFRTEVKIKPELSHANPENTKSPSQEIYKSLRDILSESVHSNDNHTILPQIEAAEMFGNCIIDFQI